A window of the Juglans microcarpa x Juglans regia isolate MS1-56 chromosome 5D, Jm3101_v1.0, whole genome shotgun sequence genome harbors these coding sequences:
- the LOC121266584 gene encoding E3 ubiquitin-protein ligase RDUF1-like, with translation MASMGSSYWCYRCNRFILVRVRANDTFLCPDCGGGFVEEIRTPTRSPLRRFPAASVYIDDPPIPEHNAIPRLQRSRRNGGDRSPFNPVIVLRGPADGGGRNEPERGNFELYYDDGAGSGLRPLPTSMSEFLMGSGFDRLLDQLAQLEVNGVGRLEHPPASKAAIESMPIIKIVASHVSTESHCAVCKEQFELDSEAREMPCKHIYHSDCILPWLSMRNSCPVCRHELPTDVRVSGSGRNSPEPDGARDEEAVGLTIWRLPGGGFAVGRFTGGIRAAERELPVVYTEVDGGFNTGGVPRRILWETSVRSSRETGGLRRAFRSFLSFFGRLRPASSSSRSSSEPGLTRRSGSNAVFNRSWRRRRGHPVALDDSTR, from the coding sequence ATGGCTTCGATGGGCTCCTCCTACTGGTGCTACAGATGCAACCGATTCATACTGGTTCGGGTCCGTGCCAATGACACCTTCCTCTGCCCCGACTGCGGTGGTGGATTTGTCGAAGAAATCCGGACCCCGACTCGATCTCCGCTCCGCCGGTTCCCCGCTGCCTCAGTGTACATCGATGACCCGCCCATTCCCGAACACAACGCCATTCCGAGGCTTCAGCGCAGCCGTAGGAATGGTGGGGATCGCTCGCCTTTCAACCCCGTCATCGTCCTCCGTGGGCCAGCAGATGGAGGCGGCCGAAATGAACCCGAAAGAGGTAATTTTGAGCTCTATTACGACGATGGAGCTGGTTCGGGGCTCCGGCCTCTACCCACTAGCATGTCGGAGTTCTTGATGGGCTCCGGATTCGACCGTCTCCTCGACCAATTGGCGCAGTTAGAGGTAAATGGAGTCGGGAGGTTAGAGCACCCACCCGCGTCAAAGGCTGCTATTGAGTCGATGCCTATTATCAAGATCGTCGCGAGCCACGTTTCGACGGAGTCGCATTGCGCGGTCTGTAAGGAGCAATTCGAGCTCGATTCGGAGGCACGGGAGATGCCTTGTAAGCACATTTACCATTCGGATTGTATACTACCGTGGCTCTCCATGAGGAATTCTTGTCCGGTGTGTCGGCACGAGTTGCCCACGGATGTGCGTGTGAGTGGGAGCGGTAGGAATTCACCGGAGCCTGATGGAGCTCGAGACGAAGAGGCCGTGGGATTGACTATTTGGAGACTTCCTGGTGGTGGGTTTGCGGTTGGTAGGTTTACTGGGGGGATAAGAGCCGCGGAGCGTGAGCTACCTGTTGTTTACACGGAGGTGGATGGTGGGTTCAACACTGGTGGCGTTCCCAGAAGGATTTTGTGGGAGACGAGTGTGAGAAGCTCAAGGGAAACCGGTGGACTGCGACGTGCGTTTCGTAGCTTCTTATCATTTTTCGGTCGGCTTAGACCTGCTTCATCATCCTCTCGTTCGAGTTCTGAACCGGGGCTAACTCGTAGGAGTGGCTCTAATGCGGTGTTTAATCGTTCGTGGAGGAGGCGCCGCGGCCATCCTGTGGCTTTGGATGATTCCACTCGGTGA
- the LOC121266587 gene encoding hsp70-binding protein 1 has protein sequence MAKDGPNWEGLLKWSLAHADGTQPPRNLSEEDRRWFMEAMQSQTVDVIKRMKEITLVMQTPEQVLEAQGVTPADIEDILDELEEHVESIDMANDLHSVGGLVPLLGYLKNSHANIRAKAAEVVATIVQNNPRSQQLVMEANGLEPLLSNFTSDPDVAVRTKALGALSSLIRHNKPGITAFRLANGYAALRDALGSDSVRFQRKALNLIHYLLRENNSDCNVVSELGFPRMMMHLASSEDAEVREAAFRGLLELARDKTEGANGSLGEEDEKLKQLLQERMKGISLMSPEDLAAAWEERQLVDSLWNTCYNEPSSLREKGLLVLPGEDALPPDVASKHFEPPLRAWAANPSAKSPSSEKKQTPLLLGSGPPPDAADGRNNSGEGEDANGQLNG, from the exons ATGGCTAAAGACGGACCCAACTGGGAGGGATTGCTCAAATGGAGCCTCGCTCACGCCGATGGTACTCAGCCCCCTCGTAATTTGAG CGAGGAGGATCGAAGATGGTTCATGGAGGCTATGCAATCACAGACTGTTGATGTCATTAAGCGCATGAAGGAGATAACTCTTGTTATGCAAACTCCTGAGCAAGTCTTAGAGGCTCAAGGAGTGACTCCCGCAGATATTGAAG ATATATTGGATGAGTTAGAAGAGCACGTGGAGTCTATTGATATGGCCAACG ACCTGCACTCAGTCGGTGGTTTGGTCCCTCTTCTTGGTTACCTGAAAAACTCCCATGCAAATATTCGGGCAAAGGCTGCTGAAGTTGTAGCAACTATTGTACAGAATAATCCCCGCAGTCAACAACTAGTCATGGAAGCTAATGGCTTAGAACCTCTCCTCTCCAATTTTACTTCAGACCCTGATGTGGCTGTTCGAACTAAAGCACTTGGGGCACTATCTT CTTTAATCCGGCACAACAAACCGGGTATCACGGCATTCCGTCTAGCAAATGGTTATGCAGCTTTGAGAGATGCTTTAGGTTCTGATAGTGTGAGATTTCAAAG GAAGGCCCTCAATTTGATCCATTACCTACTGCGTGAGAATAATTCAGATTGCAATGTAGTAAGTGAGCTAGGCTTTCCTCGCATGATGATGCACCTAGCTTCAAGTGAAGATGCAGAGGTACGAGAAGCTGCCTTTCGGGGCCTTCTTGAGCTTGCTCGTGACAAGACAGAGGGAGCCAATGGCAGTCTAGGTGAGGAAGATGAAAAATTGAAGCAGCTTCTCCAAGAACGGATGAAGGGTATCAGCTTGATGTCTCCTGAAGATCTTGCGGCTGCTTGGGAGGAGAGGCAGCTTGTAGATTCCCTGTGGAATACATGTTACAATGAGCCATCTTCTCTGCGAGAGAAGGGGCTTCTTGTTCTTCCTGGGGAAGATGCACTTCCACCTGATGTTGCCAGCAAGCATTTTGAACCACCTCTTAGAGCTTGGGCTGCAAACCCATCTGCTAAAAGTCCCAGTTCTGAAAAGAAACAAACTCCTTTGCTTTTAGGATCAGGTCCTCCACCTGAT